The following proteins are encoded in a genomic region of Gemmatimonadota bacterium:
- a CDS encoding response regulator transcription factor produces MRRTLVLICDDHPLMSHGLRALLKPSFVVVGVVNDGREVVDQIGRTKPEILLLDLSMPHRNGLELLPDITAAFPALKVLVVTMHVDRALADLALQKGAHGFIPKEASAEELNGAIEAVLAGKLFISPRVPRRSFRDTAALQHPALDRLTPRHLQILRLIGDGKSTGDIAETLGVSPRTVEFHRASIRKALGITTEWGLMRFAIMLPPEGQDGDSDGELVIPVEPGDSAAQPPAPPSTGDSIQHRPDAGAR; encoded by the coding sequence ATGCGCCGCACACTTGTCCTGATCTGCGACGATCATCCGCTCATGAGTCACGGGCTCCGCGCCCTGCTCAAGCCGAGCTTCGTCGTCGTTGGGGTGGTGAACGACGGGCGAGAGGTCGTCGACCAGATCGGTCGCACCAAGCCCGAGATCCTCCTGCTCGACCTCTCCATGCCCCATCGCAACGGGCTGGAGCTCCTCCCGGACATCACCGCCGCTTTTCCCGCGCTCAAGGTCCTCGTCGTCACCATGCACGTGGACCGTGCGCTGGCCGACCTGGCGCTGCAGAAGGGGGCCCACGGCTTCATCCCCAAGGAAGCGTCGGCCGAGGAGCTCAATGGCGCGATCGAGGCCGTGCTGGCGGGAAAGCTCTTCATCTCGCCCCGAGTCCCCCGTCGCTCGTTCCGCGACACGGCGGCGCTGCAGCACCCGGCGCTCGATCGCCTGACCCCGCGCCACCTCCAGATCCTGCGCCTGATCGGCGACGGCAAGTCGACCGGCGATATCGCCGAAACGCTCGGCGTCTCGCCCAGAACGGTCGAGTTCCACCGCGCCAGCATCCGGAAGGCACTCGGCATCACCACCGAGTGGGGATTGATGCGTTTCGCCATCATGCTGCCACCTGAGGGACAGGATGGGGACTCAGATGGTGAATTGGTGATCCCGGTCGAGCCTGGAGACAGCGCGGCGCAGCCGCCGGCCCCCCCGTCGACGGGCGACTCGATTCAACACCGCCCCGACGCTGGGGCGCGATGA